Within the Pseudomonadota bacterium genome, the region GAGACCGATCCCGGGATCCGCGGAGATACCGCCACGGGCGGAACGAAACCCGCGACCCTGGAGACCGGCGCGGTGGTGAAAGTGCCGCTCTTCGTCGAGGTACACGAGCTCGTCAAGATCGATACGCGCACGGGAGCCTACGTGGCGCGAGCGAAGGAGTGATCTCGAGCGCCCGCCCCTCTCGCGAGACAGCCTGGAAACCGGGCGCCTCATGGGAGGTCTTGAGGCTGCGGGCGGAGTTGCTGGCGAAAATCCGCGCATTCTTCGCTGCCCGTTCCGTCCTGGAAGTCGAAACCCCTGTGCTAAGCCGCGCCGGGATCACCGATCCGCGGCTCCTGAGCTTGAGCACCCGCTTGCAACTGCCGGGCGCCGCGGCGTCCCAGGTGCTGTACCTGCAAACCTCGCCCGAATTCGCCATGAAACGCCTGCTGGCCTCGGGGCGCGGGCCCATCTATCAGATCGCCCGGGTATTCCGCGACGGCGAGTCCGGCCGCGTGCACAACCCGGAGTTTACGCTCATCGAATGGTATCAACCCTATCACGATCACCATGCGCTCATGGATGAGGCCGAATCGCTGGTTGCGGATCTGATCGATCTCGGACCGTGTCAACGTATGAGCTATGCCGAGGCGTTCGTAACCCACGCGGGCTTCGATCCCCACCGCGAGGAACCCTGTAAATTAGCGTTGCATGCGGAGCGCTTGGGTTTACACCTAGGCGGCGACGGAATGCACGATCCGAATATTTATCTCGACTTGATTCTCAGTCATGTGGTCGCGCCGAGACTCGGGAAGGGACAGTCATGTTTCATCTACGATTACCCCGTCAGGCAAGCGGCATTGGCGCGTATTCGAGACGATGATCCGCCGGTCGCGGAACGCTTCGAGCTCTTCGTTCACGGTATGGAGTTGGCCAGTGGCTATCACGAGCTCGCGGATCCGATTGAGCAGCGCAGGCGCTTCGAGTCGGACCTCGAAGGGCGCCGGCGTTCAGGGGCGCCCGAAATGCCGATCGACGAGCGGCTTTTGGACGCGCTGGCGCATGGGCTCCCGCCGTGCGCGGGGTGTGCATTGGGATTCGACCGGCTGGTGATGCTTGCCGCCGGTGCCCGGAACATTCAGGAGGTATTGGCGTTTCCGGTCGCCGTGGCCTAAGCTTCCCAAGCAACTCTATCGTCATGAATCCGTAGCGCCCAATATGCCAGAGATCTAATTATGGCCGGAACACCAGAGACCAAGAACATGGCATTGTTCTGCGACTTTGAAAACATTGCCCTGGGTGTGCGTGATGCCAAGTATGCACAATTTGATGTCACCAA harbors:
- the epmA gene encoding EF-P lysine aminoacylase EpmA; the encoded protein is MISSARPSRETAWKPGASWEVLRLRAELLAKIRAFFAARSVLEVETPVLSRAGITDPRLLSLSTRLQLPGAAASQVLYLQTSPEFAMKRLLASGRGPIYQIARVFRDGESGRVHNPEFTLIEWYQPYHDHHALMDEAESLVADLIDLGPCQRMSYAEAFVTHAGFDPHREEPCKLALHAERLGLHLGGDGMHDPNIYLDLILSHVVAPRLGKGQSCFIYDYPVRQAALARIRDDDPPVAERFELFVHGMELASGYHELADPIEQRRRFESDLEGRRRSGAPEMPIDERLLDALAHGLPPCAGCALGFDRLVMLAAGARNIQEVLAFPVAVA